One bacterium DNA segment encodes these proteins:
- a CDS encoding NAD-dependent epimerase/dehydratase family protein produces the protein MSTVLVTGAAGFLGGAIVARLRADGMRVRAFVRPGRTVVADEVVEGDLRDREALARAVAGVDAVVHAGARVATTGAWEEFEATNVSATQTLIELARAAGVRRIVHVSSLSVYAVPSDGAVVREDSAYDDSGGERGFYARSKLLADQAAMAAIATGAPVTVIRPGLLYGPGQRPPLARRSIGLGPLRLLLARRGYLLPLAYVENVADAIVLAVSSAAAAGRAYTIVDFHAPQADYARLYRQVQGANWFPIYLPLGLVRAGVSGVETLARLAGRRAPISRHQVDRTLRSATFTTRRAREELGWQPRVALDEALRRSFAAPAVPAT, from the coding sequence GTGAGCACGGTGCTGGTCACCGGTGCCGCCGGATTCCTCGGCGGCGCCATCGTTGCCCGTCTGCGCGCCGACGGGATGCGCGTGCGCGCCTTCGTCCGTCCGGGTCGGACGGTGGTGGCCGACGAGGTCGTCGAGGGCGATCTCCGCGATCGCGAGGCGCTCGCCCGCGCGGTTGCCGGCGTCGACGCCGTGGTCCATGCCGGCGCTCGGGTCGCGACCACCGGCGCGTGGGAGGAGTTCGAGGCGACCAACGTGTCGGCGACCCAGACGCTGATCGAGCTGGCGCGCGCCGCCGGCGTGCGCCGCATCGTGCACGTGAGCTCGCTGAGCGTCTACGCGGTGCCGAGCGACGGCGCGGTGGTGCGCGAGGACAGCGCCTACGACGACAGCGGCGGCGAGCGCGGCTTCTACGCCCGTTCCAAGCTGCTCGCCGACCAGGCGGCGATGGCGGCGATCGCCACCGGAGCGCCGGTCACCGTGATCCGGCCCGGCCTGCTGTACGGCCCGGGACAGCGGCCGCCGCTGGCGCGACGCTCCATCGGTCTCGGACCGCTGCGCCTGCTGCTGGCGCGCCGCGGCTATCTGCTGCCGCTGGCGTACGTCGAGAACGTCGCCGACGCGATCGTCCTCGCGGTGAGCAGCGCGGCGGCGGCCGGCCGCGCCTATACGATCGTCGATTTCCACGCCCCGCAGGCCGACTACGCGCGTCTCTATCGCCAGGTGCAGGGCGCGAACTGGTTCCCGATCTATCTGCCACTCGGGCTGGTGCGGGCGGGGGTCAGCGGCGTCGAGACCCTGGCGCGCCTGGCCGGGCGGCGGGCTCCGATCAGCCGCCACCAGGTCGACCGCACGCTGCGCAGCGCCACGTTCACCACCCGCCGGGCACGCGAGGAATTGGGATGGCAGCCGCGCGTCGCGCTCGACGAAGCGCTGCGCCGCAGCTTCGCGGCCCCGGCGGTGCCGGCGACATGA
- a CDS encoding glycosyltransferase family 4 protein — MRGGTARPAELAAGESAGPRDTAAPADPISVLFVEASSGGVLGGSLTGLYHLMRGMDRRRFRIGMVLYEPKPIEADLARLDVPVHHLARRRLPKQHGLLELESYQRAKRLGVIRQLLRGGRQTARLFAEELPAALALARLIRRERADVIHLGNGVRANFDGILAGILTGVPVLCHVKGFEKYGGRERWAARHTILVCMTQAVLDACHAHGVRSPIERIVYDAVDETWLRPQRDPADLRRELGIPADAPCVGIAGNIQEWKGQRVLVDALGLLGDRHDAHCVIAGGVHRAGEAYAAALRARIDELGLGGRVHLTGFRADIPEVMNAWDIVVHASVRPEPFGRVILEGMLLGKPVIATAAGGVPELITHEETGYLVPPGDAAALAAQLGALLADPETARATGARSRDWARARFALDRHVAEMCQIYTDAARTRHA, encoded by the coding sequence ATGAGGGGGGGCACCGCGCGGCCCGCCGAGCTCGCCGCCGGGGAGTCGGCGGGCCCCCGCGACACGGCGGCGCCGGCCGATCCGATCTCGGTGCTGTTCGTCGAGGCATCGAGCGGCGGCGTCCTCGGCGGCTCGCTCACCGGTCTGTACCACCTGATGCGCGGCATGGACCGGCGTCGCTTCCGCATCGGCATGGTGCTCTACGAACCGAAGCCGATCGAAGCCGACCTGGCGCGCCTCGACGTGCCGGTCCATCACCTCGCGCGCCGCCGCCTGCCGAAGCAGCACGGGTTGCTCGAGCTCGAGAGCTATCAGCGGGCGAAACGGCTCGGCGTGATCCGCCAGTTGCTGCGCGGTGGCCGGCAGACGGCCCGCCTGTTCGCCGAGGAGCTGCCGGCCGCGCTGGCGTTGGCGCGCCTCATCCGCCGCGAACGCGCCGACGTGATCCACCTCGGCAACGGCGTGCGCGCCAACTTCGACGGCATCCTCGCCGGCATCCTCACCGGCGTGCCGGTGCTCTGCCACGTCAAGGGGTTCGAGAAGTACGGCGGGCGCGAGCGCTGGGCGGCGCGCCACACCATCCTGGTCTGCATGACCCAGGCGGTGCTCGACGCCTGCCACGCCCACGGGGTGCGGTCGCCGATCGAGCGCATCGTCTACGACGCCGTGGACGAGACCTGGCTGCGGCCGCAACGCGATCCCGCCGATCTGCGGCGCGAGCTCGGCATCCCGGCCGACGCGCCCTGCGTCGGCATCGCCGGCAACATCCAGGAGTGGAAAGGGCAACGGGTGCTGGTGGATGCGCTCGGCCTGCTCGGCGACCGCCACGACGCGCACTGCGTGATCGCCGGCGGCGTCCACCGCGCCGGCGAGGCCTACGCCGCGGCGCTGCGGGCGCGCATCGACGAGCTCGGCCTGGGCGGCCGCGTGCACCTGACCGGGTTCCGCGCCGACATCCCCGAGGTGATGAACGCCTGGGACATCGTCGTCCACGCCTCGGTGCGGCCGGAGCCCTTCGGCCGTGTCATCCTCGAGGGCATGCTCCTGGGCAAGCCGGTGATCGCCACCGCGGCGGGCGGTGTGCCGGAGCTGATCACCCACGAGGAGACCGGCTATCTCGTCCCCCCCGGCGACGCCGCGGCCCTGGCGGCGCAGCTCGGCGCATTGCTCGCCGATCCCGAGACCGCCCGCGCCACCGGCGCCCGCTCGCGGGACTGGGCGCGCGCGCGCTTCGCCCTCGACCGCCACGTGGCCGAGATGTGCCAGATCTACACCGACGCAGCGAGGACCCGCCACGCATGA
- a CDS encoding SGNH/GDSL hydrolase family protein — translation MASARGRRLLGGLVLAGFGAVMALLAVEAGVRILHLVPDRFWKADPLLGTALIPGASGWWTQEEHEFVVPIRINDAGRRDLDRSLEKPAGALRILLLGDSFVEALQVPIEQTFARGLEQRLGAALGRPVEVVSMGVSGYGTASEYLWYREVGRRFHPDIVLLSFYPGNDVRNNSPTLEPTLRPVYGADGAIDHVVGGKGDAGGGRRGLLNRSAAYQYVRKLVLTRQPALAARLVDWGLLKAEAVRPVPMEHGIPVDYWVFASQPPAAWQEAWAHTESLLSAFKDAVTADGATFAIMVVTAREQIYPDDWAQVQAAYPAMREVNWDLDGPERRVLSWCALNDVRCVALSPAFLAARDNGPRLHWHFDGHWTPAGHALAAETMAEALRPSRP, via the coding sequence ATGGCATCCGCGCGCGGCCGCCGGCTGCTCGGCGGACTCGTCCTCGCCGGCTTCGGCGCCGTCATGGCGCTGCTGGCGGTCGAGGCCGGCGTCCGCATCCTGCATCTCGTGCCCGACCGCTTCTGGAAGGCGGATCCGCTGCTCGGCACCGCCCTGATCCCCGGCGCGAGCGGCTGGTGGACGCAGGAGGAGCACGAGTTCGTCGTGCCGATCCGGATCAACGACGCGGGCCGCCGCGACCTCGATCGGAGCCTCGAGAAACCGGCCGGGGCGCTGCGCATCCTGCTGCTCGGCGACTCCTTCGTCGAAGCGCTGCAGGTGCCGATCGAGCAGACCTTCGCGCGCGGCCTGGAACAACGGCTCGGCGCGGCGCTGGGGCGGCCGGTCGAGGTGGTGAGCATGGGGGTGAGCGGCTACGGCACGGCCAGCGAATACCTCTGGTACCGCGAGGTCGGCCGCCGCTTCCATCCGGACATCGTGCTGCTGTCGTTCTACCCGGGCAACGACGTGCGCAACAACAGTCCGACCCTGGAGCCGACCCTGCGGCCGGTCTACGGCGCCGACGGCGCGATCGACCACGTCGTCGGCGGCAAGGGCGACGCGGGCGGTGGCCGCCGCGGCCTGCTGAACCGCTCCGCGGCGTATCAGTACGTTCGCAAGCTCGTCCTCACCCGGCAGCCGGCGCTGGCGGCCCGCCTGGTCGACTGGGGCCTGCTGAAAGCGGAGGCGGTGCGGCCGGTGCCGATGGAACACGGCATTCCGGTCGACTACTGGGTGTTCGCGAGCCAGCCGCCGGCGGCCTGGCAGGAGGCGTGGGCGCACACCGAGTCGCTGTTGTCGGCGTTCAAGGACGCCGTGACCGCCGACGGCGCGACCTTCGCGATCATGGTCGTCACCGCGCGCGAGCAGATCTACCCCGACGACTGGGCGCAGGTGCAGGCCGCCTATCCGGCGATGCGCGAAGTCAATTGGGACCTCGACGGACCGGAACGCCGGGTTCTGAGCTGGTGCGCGCTCAACGACGTGCGCTGTGTGGCGCTGTCGCCGGCGTTCCTCGCCGCGCGCGACAATGGCCCGCGGCTGCACTGGCACTTCGATGGACACTGGACGCCCGCCGGCCACGCGCTGGCGGCAGAAACCATGGCTGAGGCCCTGCGGCCATCGCGGCCGTGA
- a CDS encoding right-handed parallel beta-helix repeat-containing protein — protein MRPAPLALLAVLLAAGSAAAAPCTYFVRAGFAPSGIPDGRTPATAFGRIADGMQAIGNPGDVVCVGPGTYVEGDLGPAANIDGFPGFPIEIRGDATGATTGDPPGPVRIIPPSGLPAEQTPGAAFRILGHTDLTIEGFEISGFRDAGIQARSATVGGANSGRITIRNNDVQGCRTGIDVYGEDMIVIENNRTVANTSSGISLQSCQQANTFGTCRGVASGPIVPIVSNNRSGGNGAHGLFLRGGENAIVQNNVLFSNAFTGITVRGVSDAMVANNLVYRNGQEGLAVGSGFSGSGDAGDAAMLASPNAIIMNNTFFNNGQWGVEIGNLFAASPGAAVVHNIVWRNGSGRLGIGVLNERSQAGIRERSVCNYVAGYNDVLDDYGPDTPRNVFDLRVDPLFVDPAGADGVIGGEVVDGQFVDRSDDDDFHLRQEGGVISPLVDAGSTTAAATGLTGSTARSGAADGGRVDLGFHYGASTDQVLSYEPPYMPLFVRNGGRDTYDGRIPTKPFATITTAARRARAGVTVVVGPGIYRECDISAPPDSGRASFVADPAGDLTGGTPRVTLVDPGRCYYDPTTDRYSPGQTGFNMASVCGVVIDGFHITGASDDGIQLQNESDGAILRNNVLFGNAKRAINVNNSDDVRIVNNLAFGNKGGIQIGSGSRSAAQCDRSGARRAVIEFNTLYKNDFDGVLIGAGTCPSTDAAVRYNVTGENGYGIEVGSNTTRTQNLVGYKTGYNLVADRYAAGVPRGPGDLLISLQSEPLYLDPTAVVVGSDWRRDRHFRLAQLAAGQSRQSRAVDFSDVTAEKAGMAHLSTRSDGQPDTGLVDRGYHYPMGEGVLPGDCNGDGVVTVNEIVLAVNIALGNLPLSQCPMASSDGQQVSIADLIQVVSSGLQE, from the coding sequence ATGCGTCCCGCGCCGTTGGCGCTGCTGGCCGTGCTGCTGGCGGCCGGCAGCGCGGCGGCGGCTCCGTGCACCTACTTCGTCCGCGCCGGCTTCGCGCCGTCGGGTATCCCCGACGGACGCACGCCAGCCACCGCCTTCGGGCGGATCGCCGACGGCATGCAGGCCATCGGCAACCCGGGCGACGTCGTGTGCGTCGGGCCGGGTACCTACGTGGAGGGCGACCTGGGTCCGGCGGCCAACATCGACGGCTTCCCGGGATTTCCGATCGAGATCCGGGGCGATGCCACCGGGGCCACCACCGGCGATCCCCCGGGGCCGGTACGCATCATCCCACCGAGCGGCCTGCCGGCGGAACAGACGCCGGGCGCCGCCTTCCGCATCCTCGGCCACACGGACCTCACCATCGAGGGATTCGAGATCAGCGGCTTCCGCGACGCGGGCATTCAGGCGCGTTCGGCAACCGTCGGCGGCGCCAACAGCGGCCGCATCACCATTCGCAACAACGACGTGCAGGGCTGCCGGACCGGCATCGACGTCTACGGCGAGGACATGATCGTCATCGAGAACAACCGCACCGTCGCCAATACGTCGTCGGGGATCTCGCTGCAGAGTTGTCAGCAGGCGAACACCTTCGGCACCTGCCGCGGCGTGGCCAGCGGCCCGATCGTGCCGATCGTCTCCAACAACCGCAGCGGCGGCAACGGCGCGCACGGACTGTTCCTGCGCGGCGGCGAGAATGCCATCGTTCAGAACAACGTCCTGTTCAGCAATGCCTTCACCGGCATCACCGTACGCGGCGTCTCGGACGCGATGGTCGCCAACAATCTCGTGTACCGCAACGGGCAGGAAGGGCTCGCGGTCGGCAGCGGCTTCAGCGGATCGGGCGATGCCGGCGATGCGGCGATGCTGGCCTCGCCGAACGCGATCATCATGAACAACACCTTCTTCAACAACGGGCAGTGGGGGGTGGAGATCGGCAATCTCTTCGCGGCGTCGCCGGGGGCGGCGGTGGTCCACAACATCGTCTGGCGCAATGGCTCCGGGCGACTGGGCATCGGCGTGCTCAACGAACGCAGCCAGGCGGGGATCCGCGAGCGATCCGTCTGCAACTACGTCGCCGGATACAATGACGTCCTGGACGACTACGGGCCGGATACGCCGCGCAACGTGTTCGACCTCCGGGTCGACCCGCTCTTCGTCGATCCGGCCGGGGCCGATGGTGTCATCGGCGGCGAAGTCGTGGATGGGCAGTTCGTCGATCGCTCGGACGACGACGACTTCCACCTGCGCCAGGAGGGCGGCGTCATCAGCCCGCTGGTGGACGCCGGATCGACGACCGCGGCGGCGACGGGCCTGACCGGGTCGACCGCCAGAAGCGGCGCGGCCGACGGCGGCCGCGTCGACCTCGGCTTCCACTATGGGGCGAGCACGGACCAGGTCCTGAGCTACGAGCCGCCCTACATGCCGCTCTTCGTCCGCAACGGCGGCCGGGATACCTATGACGGCCGCATCCCGACCAAGCCATTCGCCACCATCACCACGGCGGCGCGGCGCGCGCGCGCCGGCGTCACCGTCGTCGTCGGACCGGGCATCTACCGGGAGTGCGACATCAGCGCCCCGCCGGACAGCGGCCGCGCTTCCTTCGTGGCCGACCCGGCCGGCGATCTGACCGGGGGAACGCCGCGCGTCACGCTCGTCGATCCCGGCCGCTGCTACTACGATCCGACCACGGACCGCTATTCGCCCGGGCAGACCGGTTTCAACATGGCGAGCGTCTGCGGGGTGGTCATCGACGGCTTTCACATCACCGGCGCCAGCGACGACGGCATCCAGCTCCAGAACGAGTCCGACGGCGCGATCCTCCGCAACAACGTGCTCTTCGGCAACGCCAAGCGCGCCATCAACGTCAACAACAGCGACGACGTGCGGATCGTCAACAACCTCGCCTTCGGCAACAAGGGCGGCATCCAGATCGGCAGCGGGTCGCGCAGCGCGGCGCAGTGCGACCGGAGTGGCGCCCGACGAGCGGTGATCGAGTTCAACACCCTCTACAAGAACGACTTCGACGGCGTGCTGATCGGCGCGGGAACCTGTCCGTCGACCGACGCCGCGGTGCGCTACAACGTCACCGGCGAGAACGGCTACGGCATCGAGGTGGGGAGCAACACGACGCGCACCCAGAATCTGGTGGGCTATAAGACGGGATACAACCTCGTCGCCGATCGCTACGCCGCCGGCGTGCCGCGCGGCCCCGGCGACCTGCTGATCAGCCTGCAGAGCGAGCCGCTCTACCTCGACCCGACGGCGGTGGTGGTCGGCTCCGATTGGCGTCGCGACCGGCACTTTCGCCTGGCGCAGCTCGCCGCCGGGCAGAGCCGGCAGAGTCGCGCCGTCGACTTCAGCGACGTCACGGCGGAGAAGGCCGGCATGGCGCACCTCAGCACCCGTTCCGACGGCCAGCCGGACACGGGCCTGGTCGATCGCGGCTACCACTATCCCATGGGCGAGGGCGTGCTGCCCGGCGACTGCAACGGCGACGGCGTGGTGACGGTGAACGAGATCGTCCTGGCCGTGAACATCGCGCTCGGCAACCTGCCGCTCTCGCAGTGTCCGATGGCGAGCAGCGACGGGCAGCAGGTGAGCATCGCCGACCTGATCCAGGTGGTGAGCTCGGGGCTGCAGGAGTAG
- a CDS encoding glycosyltransferase — protein MVPRRVLYTINRMEVGGSQTHLLQVLRLIDRERFEPLLCCLTGKGSLLDAARATGATVIDGGVHRLRAPSTLAAIARLQRFMRRERIDVVHNYLLRANVVGTLAARAARVPVVLTSKRGCHERHGYEMAGARLSNRLADCVTANADAVRDFVHGHEGCPREKMVVIPSGIDTERFTPLPPGDYKTRLGVPAEAVVVGSLTRMRVRKGVEEFLRAMAAICAERPAVHVVIAGDVTLDAELQALVDATGLGDRLHLLGRRSDVPEVLSAFDLFVLSSHDEGMSNAILEAMAMERPVVATAVGGTVEVVGEGTTGHLVPARDADALARGIRRVLDDRERGRAMGARGRQVVVDRFSAQAMVRQMEALYSRLLAARAAGQPATAALSAAT, from the coding sequence ATGGTTCCCCGGCGCGTGCTGTACACCATCAACCGCATGGAGGTGGGCGGCAGCCAGACGCACCTCCTGCAGGTGCTGCGGCTGATCGATCGCGAGCGCTTCGAGCCGCTGCTCTGTTGTCTCACCGGCAAGGGGTCGCTGCTCGATGCCGCGCGCGCCACCGGCGCGACGGTGATCGACGGCGGGGTGCACCGGCTCCGCGCCCCCAGCACCCTGGCCGCGATCGCGCGGCTGCAGCGCTTCATGCGGCGCGAGCGCATCGACGTGGTCCACAACTACCTGCTGCGCGCCAACGTCGTCGGCACGCTGGCGGCCCGCGCCGCGCGCGTGCCGGTGGTGCTGACCAGCAAGCGCGGGTGCCACGAGCGCCATGGCTACGAGATGGCCGGCGCGCGACTCTCGAACCGGCTCGCCGACTGCGTCACCGCCAACGCCGACGCGGTGCGCGATTTCGTGCACGGGCACGAGGGCTGCCCGCGCGAGAAGATGGTGGTCATCCCGAGTGGCATCGACACCGAACGGTTCACCCCGCTGCCACCGGGCGACTACAAGACCCGGCTCGGCGTGCCGGCCGAGGCGGTGGTGGTGGGGAGCCTGACGCGCATGCGGGTGCGCAAGGGGGTCGAGGAGTTCCTGCGGGCGATGGCGGCGATCTGCGCCGAGCGGCCGGCGGTGCACGTCGTGATCGCCGGCGACGTCACGCTCGACGCCGAGTTGCAGGCACTGGTCGACGCCACGGGCCTGGGCGACCGTCTGCACCTGCTGGGACGGCGCAGCGACGTGCCGGAAGTGCTCTCCGCCTTCGATCTCTTCGTCCTCTCGTCGCACGACGAGGGGATGTCGAACGCCATCCTCGAGGCGATGGCGATGGAGCGGCCGGTGGTCGCGACCGCGGTCGGCGGGACGGTCGAGGTGGTGGGCGAGGGGACGACGGGTCATCTGGTGCCGGCGCGGGACGCCGACGCCCTGGCGCGGGGGATCCGCCGGGTGCTCGACGACCGCGAGCGGGGGCGCGCGATGGGGGCGCGCGGGCGCCAGGTGGTCGTCGATCGCTTCTCGGCGCAGGCCATGGTGCGGCAGATGGAAGCGCTGTACAGCCGACTGCTGGCGGCGCGCGCCGCGGGGCAGCCGGCGACGGCGGCCCTGTCAGCGGCGACGTAG